The sequence AAATAAACAGCCATGGCTAATGCAGCAACTTGGCCTTCGCTAACTTTGCCCGAGGTAATCCCCTCAACAAAAAACTGTATTTGCTCTTTACTTAACGTTTGACCATCGCGCTTTTGGCGAATAATTTCTTGAGGTAAATACATCTTATGCACCCCTATTGGTTTTATACCCTTCATGAGAGGCTGTCGCAAAAGTTGGTAAAATATGGAAGCTTCATATTTATTCACCAATAATCGTTAGCGACACCTTCATGAACGACTAGAGCATTCTGAAGGGTAATTACAGTTGATTTTTAATTGCTTGTTTTTGTTATTGGTAGTGTTTTGTTAATAACTACTACCAGCTGTATTGTTTCCTGGTTGGTGCCCTAAGGTGGTGAGTAAGCTTGCTAATAAACTGCTGGCACCAAAGCGAAAGTGTTGTGCAGAGACCCAGTCATCACCTAACAAGTTGCGGGCCAGTGATAAATATTCTGCTGCTTGCTCAGCATTACGAACCCCGCCCGCTGCTTTAAAGCCGCACTGACTGCCGTTAGCTTTAATTGCTTTTAGCATGATTTCCGCTGCGTCTAGAGTGGCATTAACAGGTACTTTGCCGGTGGAAGTTTTAATAAAATCAGCGCCTGCCTGAATACTGATTAGACTGGCTTTTTCAATTAAGGCTGGGTCTTTTAACTCACCACTTTCGATAATCACTTTCAGTTTAACTTTGTCACCACAAGCTTGTTTACAAGCAGCTACCAGCTCAGCGCCAATCGTTTCATTTCCAGCCATTAGTGCTCGATAGGGAAATACAACATCCACTTCGTCAGCACCATAGGCAACAGCAGCACGGGTTTCTGCTTCAGCAATAGCAACATCATCTCCACCCGCTGGAAAATTAGTGACAGTGGCAATCAGAATATTTTCACAGTTCAGGCTTGTTAAAGTTTTTTTGGCAATAGGAACAAAGCGAGGGTAAACACAAACCGCTGCTGTATTACCTGCAGGGCTATGGGCCTGGTGGCAAAGCTGAATAATTTTCGCTTCAGTATCATCGTCATTGAGGGAGGTCAGATCCATTAAGTTAAGCGCTTGTTGTGCAGCTTGTGCTAATTTAGTCATACTTTTCTCTTATTGCTTTATATGATGAAGCCTAGGCTGAATAGGGTTACTACTCTATGTGAATCTAAAAAAGTTGTCCAATCGGTCTGGTTTTTTCTTATGCCTTTTCCTGGGAATGAAATCAAGTGAAATTGGAAAATATTGTGGGAAAACTTGATAAAAAACAAAGGGGCTGCTGAAAAGCTATTTTTGAACACGTTTTCGCAAAAATCGGATAATAGGGAGTGACTGCTGACTGGACCCAGCAAAAGCGCTAAAGACCAAGGATGGCCTTTAGCGCAGTAGAGTAAAAATCCTGTTACTCCATATATATTTTTCAGTGTCCTTTAGTGTAAAAGCACTTTGGTGAGTTATAGGACAGCCAGGGTTAAAAAGATCCCGGCAATAGTGGCACTCATTAGGTTCGAGAGGGTGCCTGCTATAACTGCTTTAATCCCCATTCTAGCGATATCCTGGCGGCGAGAAGGGGCTAAGCTACCAAGTCCCCCTAACAGGATGGCAATTGAAGACAGGTTAGCAAAGCCGCAAAGAGCGAAGGTGGCGATTGCTTGAGAAGTGGGTGATAAACTGTCTTTAATATTGGCAAAATCCATGTAGGCAACAAACTCGTTTAAAATTAGCTTTTGTCCAATTAAGGAGCCTACCTGGTTAGCTTCACTCCAGGGTACGCCTAAAATAAATGCTAAAGGAGAGAATAGCTTTCCAAGCAAGTACTGGAAGGTAAGATCTGTGATACCGAAGTACTCACCTATCCCGCCTAACCAGAAGTTTAAAAGTGCAATTAAGCCAACGAAAGCAATTAACATGGCCCCCACATTAACAGCCAGGCGTAAACCATTGGAAGCACCTACAGCAGCAGCATCGATCACATTGGCGGGTTTATCTGCATCATCTAATACTTCTTCAAAGTTCTGATGGGGTTTTTCCGTTTCTGGCATAATTATTTTTGCCATTAATAGCCCGCCTGGTGCCGCCATAAAACTGGCTGCAATTAGAAATCGCATATCAGCCCCAAGACCCGCATAACCGGCAAGTACTGTACCTGCAACAGAGGCTAAGCCACCGACCATAATGGCAAATAGTTCTGATTGAGTCATGGTAGGTATAAAGGGTTTTACCACCAGCGGGGCTTCGGTTTGCCCAACAAAAATGTTGGCAGTTGCAGATAACGATTCTGGACGGCTGGTACCCAGTAATTTTTGGATGCCGCCACCAATAAAGCGAATGACCAACTGCATAATGCCTAAATAATAAAGCACGGCAATTAGTGATGAGAAAAAGATAATGACAGTTAATACATTAATCGCAAAGACAAAACCCACTTTAAATTTGGCTAGATCGCCAAATAAAAATTCAGTGCCCACTTTACTTTGTGTAATAACGGCGTTGACACCATTAGCCATGGCATTTAAGACATCCTGGCCAATTGATGTATAAAGTACAAAAGCACCTATCAGTAATTGAAGTGCAAATGCTCCCCCTATGGTACGAAGGTTAATGGCTTTTCGGTTACTCGATAGTGCTAAGGCAATCCCCAGTAGGACGAGCATCCCCCCGAGGCTAATTATTATTTGTAGGATCATGGGTCTACCTCAACCAGCGTTAAAGCGGCCAATTATTACAAATTCATTGCCTATCGCAAACGCTTTTTGTCCCATTGGTTAAGTTTTGAGCCGTTTTTTTAAAGTGCTGCGATTTTGCTGGTTATTGAAACGTGTTTATATTTTAAGAATTTTTATTTTATTAACTAAAAGTTATGTGCAGTGCTGGCTACTTGCTTTATAGCCCGTCAAAACTAAAGCCAGCGGGCAATAGTGATTGGACGGTCCACTGTTGTAGCTGATTTTCATCATCACATGCAGCATAAATAGGTGTGTCTGCTGCTAAAAATTCGGCAATGACTTGGCGGCAGGCACCACAAGGGGAGTAAAGCTTATTACCAGGCATATAAATCAGCATGGCTTGCATGGCTTGCTTGTTAATCCCTTGTGCAGTAGCTGAATAAATTGCGGTTCTTTCGGCGCAGTTAGTGAGGCCATAGGAAATATTTTCCACATTACAGCCAGGAATCATTTGCCCATCAACCGTTAACAGAGCAGCCCCCACAGGGAATTGACTGTAACAGCAATAAGCATTGGCTGCGGCTTGTTTGGCTACTGATTTCATCTGCGCGAGCACTTCAGCAGATAAGGAGGTCATGGTTGCTTCCTCATTTTTCAAACGGGAGCTAATGCTGAACAACAACCTGCAAGAAAGCAAGCATTAAAATAGTCGGATGGAAATGAATGGTTGGATAGAAATTAAAGAAGAAAACAACTGGCCTGAATATTTCGTTGGATAATCAAAACTCTGACTAGCCCTACAAAGCAGGGCTAGCGAAAATATTAACCTTGTTTTTTGGCTTTTAATCGAGCCAGAATATCGTTGGCACTAGATGCACCAGGCTTAATTCCTGCGGCTTTCATTTTTGACTCTAAGCTGGCATCACCATGCTCTTCTGACATTTGTTGGGCCGCTTCCATTTGGGCAGCGCGCTCTGCTTGTTTTTTCTTGATTCTGTCTAGTGAGTCGGTTGCTGTTTGCATTTTTGAGTTGGCCCCACTATAGCGGGCTGCAACAGCTGCTTGGGCTTTCTGCACACTATCGGTTGCTTTTACCGTATCCACTTGCTGCTTAAGGCGCTTTAAATTGCTTTCGGCATGGGTAACGGCTTTTCGTAAATTTTCTACGCTTTGGTTGAAGCCGCTTTTGACGTCTTCTTCGGTTGCCAGTTGTGACTCGTAATCAGCAATTTTTTCTGCAATTTCTACCGCTAACGTTTCATTGCCTTTTTCTAAAGCCTGGCTGGCATAGGTTTCATATTCACTGATTTTGGTTTTTAGCTGGCCACATTTGTCGTTAGCAAGTTTTTCTTTCGCCATAATATTCGCCAGAGCAGTTTTTGAACGGTTAAGTTCTTCACCCGCATCGCGAATTTCCTGGTCAAGGATGCGCAAGGCTTGATTATCAACGATGGCTTCGCCAATTTCTGTCGCACCACCACGAACGGCTGTCATTAATTTACTCCAGATGCTCATGCGCTTGCTCCTTCTTGTTTAACTAAAAAACGTTCATAAGCCTCAGATGCTTTGATGACATTATCGGCCAGCGTTTCTATTTCAAATACAATACTAGGGATGATTGAAGAGGCACTTAATGCACCAAATAAACAGTAGTAATCTTTGCCATCTGGCCAGCGGTCTAAGCTAATACTGGAAAGCGGCAGTAGCTTGTGAGTACGAAGAACCTCCTCGTTAAAAGCAGTAACATCATTGATTTCTTCTGTTGACCAGAGAATCACTTCAGCCAAAATTTGCTCCCCTGACACGCTGAGGAAGATGGGGATATCAGCGTATTCATGCATGACAATGTGCAAACACTGGTCGGTACCTTCAATTATTTCCAAGGTGGCTGCGTCTGACTTAAACAACTCTACGTTGTTTAGCTCTTCATACAGCGACTGGGTGTTCCATAATGTTTCTTCAGCCATTGTGATCCTCTCTATATCGCTAGGTTGCGTGTCTGGTAGGCGTAAAACTTTCTCTACTTGTCGCAGAGTAGAAGCATGTTCAGGCAATATCCAGACATCTTTTTTGATCAGGCCTTGTGCCCGCAAGCGCTCTCTAAACATGCGTTGATAGTGGGCGCCAGACTTGCGAGTCATGCTTTTCTCCTAAGTGTTATACATGTTATTTGTTACATGTAATAAGCTAAAGTTTACCTGTAAGGTAGGAGGAAGTCTATGTTATATCACATGTAATTACTTTGACAGGTGATCCTCTAAGATGTTTCACATGTAATAGTTCATTTTCACCATTCTTGCAACTACTATTGAAGACGGTCACCCGATATCTGCTCGCTTTTTGTGACAACCTGATTGAGGGACAAATATTGAGAATGTAATAAAAGCTGTGGGAAGAGGGAGTGATAAAGAGGGTGAAGTTGTTGGCGGGGTGAGTTAGTTTTTTTAAGTCACAACAACGAGCTTCGGGCAAACATTAGCAGCCCCTAGTATAATTAAGGTGTAGTGTCTTAGCAGGATTTCGTTTTTCCTGCTTTATCACACAAACTGTCGTATTTGATGTACAGAGAAAGCCCAAAGTAAGTAGTTAATATGTCAAAGTCTGATATTCATTGCAGTAAATGGTTAAGTTATGTGCTCAGACATCGGCCAGATGAAGTGGGGTTAAGTTTAGATCCACATGGCTGGGTTGAGGTAAGTGAGTTGTTAGAGGCTGCTCAGCAGAAAAAAATTCCTCTTGATAAAGAAAAGCTTCTATTCATTGTTAAGACCAATGATAAGAAACGTTTTAGCCTAAGTGAGTGTGGAAAGAAAATTCGTGCTAATCGTGGCCATTCAATACCTGTTGAACTGTCATTGCCTGCGCTTACACCTCCTGATGTACTGTATCATGGTACAGCAACCCGATTTATTAAAGCTATTCGTCAAGAAGGGGTCAAGTCGATGAGGCGGCAGCATGTGCACTTATCAGAAGATACTGCATCTGCTCATGAGGTTGGCACGCGTCATGGGGTGCCTCATATCCTGGCTGTTGACGCAAAAAGCATGGCAGCAGCAGGTTATAAGTTTTATCAAGCCATTGATAGTATCTGGCTAACAGACCAGGTTCCCGCTAAATATATTCATTGGGATATTTAACAACGCCGTGGAAGTTAGCAGTAAGCAGCCGCCTTGTGTAGTATTGACCCCTATTTTTAACTAACGAGATTTGACTATTATGGAGTGGATTGCGCAGCCAGAAGCTTGGGTGGCATTGGCTACCCTAACAGCATTAGAGATAGTGCTTGGTATAGACAACATTATATTTATTTCAATTCTGGTTGGACGCTTGCCTGAAGAGCAGCGACATAAAGCCCGTATTATTGGGTTGGGCCTGGCTATGTTTATGCGAATTGGCCTGCTTTTATCGCTGTCTTGGGTAATGGGATTAACAGACA comes from Spartinivicinus poritis and encodes:
- the deoC gene encoding deoxyribose-phosphate aldolase; its protein translation is MTKLAQAAQQALNLMDLTSLNDDDTEAKIIQLCHQAHSPAGNTAAVCVYPRFVPIAKKTLTSLNCENILIATVTNFPAGGDDVAIAEAETRAAVAYGADEVDVVFPYRALMAGNETIGAELVAACKQACGDKVKLKVIIESGELKDPALIEKASLISIQAGADFIKTSTGKVPVNATLDAAEIMLKAIKANGSQCGFKAAGGVRNAEQAAEYLSLARNLLGDDWVSAQHFRFGASSLLASLLTTLGHQPGNNTAGSSY
- a CDS encoding RNA 2'-phosphotransferase, whose product is MSKSDIHCSKWLSYVLRHRPDEVGLSLDPHGWVEVSELLEAAQQKKIPLDKEKLLFIVKTNDKKRFSLSECGKKIRANRGHSIPVELSLPALTPPDVLYHGTATRFIKAIRQEGVKSMRRQHVHLSEDTASAHEVGTRHGVPHILAVDAKSMAAAGYKFYQAIDSIWLTDQVPAKYIHWDI
- a CDS encoding YjfI family protein, with protein sequence MTRKSGAHYQRMFRERLRAQGLIKKDVWILPEHASTLRQVEKVLRLPDTQPSDIERITMAEETLWNTQSLYEELNNVELFKSDAATLEIIEGTDQCLHIVMHEYADIPIFLSVSGEQILAEVILWSTEEINDVTAFNEEVLRTHKLLPLSSISLDRWPDGKDYYCLFGALSASSIIPSIVFEIETLADNVIKASEAYERFLVKQEGASA
- the cdd gene encoding cytidine deaminase; this translates as MLSCRLLFSISSRLKNEEATMTSLSAEVLAQMKSVAKQAAANAYCCYSQFPVGAALLTVDGQMIPGCNVENISYGLTNCAERTAIYSATAQGINKQAMQAMLIYMPGNKLYSPCGACRQVIAEFLAADTPIYAACDDENQLQQWTVQSLLPAGFSFDGL
- a CDS encoding PspA/IM30 family protein, coding for MSIWSKLMTAVRGGATEIGEAIVDNQALRILDQEIRDAGEELNRSKTALANIMAKEKLANDKCGQLKTKISEYETYASQALEKGNETLAVEIAEKIADYESQLATEEDVKSGFNQSVENLRKAVTHAESNLKRLKQQVDTVKATDSVQKAQAAVAARYSGANSKMQTATDSLDRIKKKQAERAAQMEAAQQMSEEHGDASLESKMKAAGIKPGASSANDILARLKAKKQG
- a CDS encoding NupC/NupG family nucleoside CNT transporter, which gives rise to MILQIIISLGGMLVLLGIALALSSNRKAINLRTIGGAFALQLLIGAFVLYTSIGQDVLNAMANGVNAVITQSKVGTEFLFGDLAKFKVGFVFAINVLTVIIFFSSLIAVLYYLGIMQLVIRFIGGGIQKLLGTSRPESLSATANIFVGQTEAPLVVKPFIPTMTQSELFAIMVGGLASVAGTVLAGYAGLGADMRFLIAASFMAAPGGLLMAKIIMPETEKPHQNFEEVLDDADKPANVIDAAAVGASNGLRLAVNVGAMLIAFVGLIALLNFWLGGIGEYFGITDLTFQYLLGKLFSPLAFILGVPWSEANQVGSLIGQKLILNEFVAYMDFANIKDSLSPTSQAIATFALCGFANLSSIAILLGGLGSLAPSRRQDIARMGIKAVIAGTLSNLMSATIAGIFLTLAVL